A part of Kryptolebias marmoratus isolate JLee-2015 linkage group LG8, ASM164957v2, whole genome shotgun sequence genomic DNA contains:
- the LOC108235140 gene encoding EMILIN-3 gives MWTKLCQVTAQIFLLGLLLSVVDSKGTLYGGHIGPFYGNRYNLYKAGLSPHYSPNKPMTRHKNHCAYMVQKNVTCIMQEGVETYVNAEYTTKCIWGQKCPVIMYRTFFKPKYKVGFKTVTELEWRCCPGHSGESCHDGPTSLPDVVGPNLPHRPGVKGFPRPPVDQKPGGGQLEPGKPFPDVLTGQLPTGRGKPNYGTKIPGVTGERLDRMEEDLRRLTQGLNTLNGVVAGLEDRLRTSLREDTNKLLVSLLPNAPRGHDSTVGFGVIPDGSPDGLEGGQTLPGFGDLAGRVTEVRDELRAKTHILEKIQGMVLGHDGQLKTLLEGVGGQPIHSPDSTSFVDEILDNRLATVRAEILDGFERRLTGLESQCDEKIGEVKRQCHREHMDGQEQMQQSLDGRETGLREELGTLQAQIQGLTLTESCCGQVNSLSQRVLLLEESVKDLTESQRQLQRAIVEQGVQIDTMIETRLVDIEDRLNATIVGPDGIERLPGSLDGFKTMLEDKLKTLEDRVFVAVEELSNATVPALLEGQVVPALETEIESVRRRVEGDLSRIQKQLIDLELLCTSSCAPSTPPEGGVGGTVVGEDCEGMEKKMIDRLDSHSNQLDHINNTLHNLLVRIAQEDSEGAVQGEITLLKVNINSVNRTLKGLKDSISIISTEVSHANSSWEEREHQLVNQVQGITKLVGHQASLLGAGERRLAQLKGELAALKRQLLGGLHGCRSTAMEVHKEVKDVGSRVSQVEGQCSNLGELVEHLERIRAELERHSDEYLAQMNGTLAVHSEQLAELKGEIKDCASKETTNQNEDQ, from the exons AAACCACTGCGCCTACATGGTCCAAAAGAACGTCACATGCATCATGCAGGAAGGAGTGGAAACCTATGTGAACGCTGAATACACCACCAAGTGCATCTGGGGTCAGAAATGTCCCGTCATCAT GTACAGAACTTTCTTTAAACCAAAGTACAAGGTGGGTTTTAAGACCGTGACAGAGCTGGAGTGGAGGTGTTGCCCCGGTCATTCTGGAGAATCATGCCATGACGGACCTACATCACTGCCTGACGTCGTTGGGCCCAATCTCCCCCATCGTCCAGGTGTCAAAGGCTTCCCGAGACCCCCTGTGGACCAGAAGCCCGGAGGAGGCCAGCTGGAGCCAGGCAAACCCTTCCCTGATGTTCTCACAGGACAATTGCCTACTGGGAGGGGAAAACCCAACTATG GGACCAAAATACCAGGAGTGACTGGTGAACGTTTGGACCGAATGGAGGAGGACCTGCGTCGTCTCACTCAGGGTCTGAACACCCTCAATGGGGTGGTGGCTGGACTCGAGGATCGACTGCGCACATCTCTCCGGGAAGACACCAACAAACTGTTGGTGTCGCTGCTGCCCAACGCTCCAAGGGGCCACGACTCCACCGTGGGATTTGGTGTGATCCCAGACGGGAGTCCTGATGGTCTGGAAGGAGGACAGACCCTTCCTGGATTTGGAGACCTAGCAGGGAGAGTGACAGAAGTGAGGGATGAACTGCGAGCCAAAACTCACATTTTGGAGAAAATTCAG GGAATGGTCTTGGGTCACGATGGCCAGCTGAAGACGCTGTTGGAAGGAGTCGGAGGCCAGCCCATCCATAGTCCTGACTCTACCTCTTTTGTGGATGAGATCTTGGATAACAGGCTGGCTACAGTGAGGGCTGAGATCCTGGATGGCTTTGAGCGACGTCTGACTGGCCTGGAGAGCCAGTGCGATGAAAAAATTGGGGAGGTGAAAAGGCAGTGCCACAGGGAGCACATGGATGGCCAGGAGCAGATGCAGCAGTCTCTGGATGGCAGGGAAACTGGCCTCAGGGAGGAGTTGGGCACTTTGCAGGCTCAGATTCAAGGTCTGACTCTGACTGAGAGTTGCTGTGGACAG GTGAACAGCCTGTCTCAGCGCGTGCTGCTGCTGGAAGAATCAGTAAAGGATTTGACAGAATCTCAGAGGCAGCTGCAGAGAGCCATCGTTGAACAAGGTGTTCAGATCGATACTATGATTGAGACCCGCCTGGTGGACATCGAGGACAGACTCAATGCCACCATCGTTGGACCTGATGGCATTGAAAGGCTTCCTGGTTCTCTGGATGGCTTCAAAACTATGCTAGAAGACAAGCTGAAGACCCTGGAGGACAGAGTGTTTGTGGCTGTGGAGGAACTAAGCAATGCCACTGTTCCGGCTCTTCTGGAGGGTCAGGTGGTCCCTGCACTGGAGACAGAGATTGAGTCCGTTAGGAGGAGGGTGGAGGGAGACCTGAGTAGAATCCAGAAACAGCTAATTGACCTGGAGCTTCTCTGCACCTCTTCATGTGCACCCTCCACCCCTCCAGAAGGGGGTGTTGGGGGAACTGTGGTAGGCGAGGACTGTGAGGGAATGGAAAAGAAGATGATAGACCGTCTGGACTCCCATTCGAACCAGCTGGACCATATTAACAACACCCTGCACAACCTGCTCGTTCGAATTGCACAGGAGGACTCAGAGGGCGCCGTCCAGGGAGAGATCACACTGCTAAAGGTCAACATCAACTCCGTGAATCGCACTCTGAAGGGCCTGAAGGACTCCATCAGTATTATTTCAACTGAAGTGAGCCATGCCAACTCATCATGGGAGGAGAGGGAGCATCAGCTGGTCAATCAGGTGCAAGGGATCACCAAACTCGTCGGCCACCAAGCCTCCCTCCTCGGAGCTGGCGAGAGGCGGCTGGCACAGCTGAAGGGAGAGCTGGCGGCCTTGAAGAGACAGTTGTTGGGGGGGCTGCATGGCTGCCGCAGCACAGCCATGGAGGTGCACAAAGAGGTGAAGGATGTTGGCAGCAGGGTGAGCCAGGTGGAGGGCCAGTGCAGCAACCTGGGGGAGCTGGTGGAGCACCTGGAGCGGATCAGGGCAGAGCTGGAGAGACACTCAGATGAGTACCTGGCCCAGATGAACGGCACTTTGGCCGTCCACTCAGAGCAGCTCGCCGAGCTGAAAGGGGAGATCAAAGACTGTGCGTCCAAAGAAACCACCAACCAAAACGAAGACCAGTAG